From one Lycium ferocissimum isolate CSIRO_LF1 chromosome 5, AGI_CSIRO_Lferr_CH_V1, whole genome shotgun sequence genomic stretch:
- the LOC132055893 gene encoding calcium-dependent protein kinase 10-like: MGNCSTCIRPEEASKTNPQTTQPKKPRERRPNPYSGSPAPIRVLKDFFPKTRISDKYVLGRELGRGEFGVTYLCTDRETREALACKSISKKKLRTAVDIEDVRREVAIMSSLPDHSNIVKLRATYEDNEAVHLVMELCEGGELFDRIVARGHYSERAAAGVARTVAEVVRMCHANGVMHRDLKPENFLFANKKEHSALKAIDFGLSVFFKPGERFSEIVGSPYYMAPEVLKRNYGPEVDIWSAGVILYILLCGVPPFWAETEQGVALAILRGVIDFKREPWPQVSDKAKNLVRQMLEPDPKKRLTAQQVLDHPWIQNAKKASNVPLGDIVRTRLKQFSIMNRFKKRALRVIAEHLKLEEIEVIREMFALMDSDGDGKITYDELKTGLRKVGSQLAEAEMKLLMDVADVDGNGVLDYGEFVAVIIHLQRMENDEHFRRAFMFFDKDGSGYIELDELREALADESGACDTDVLNEIMREVDTDKDGQISYEEFVAMMKAGTDWRKASRQYSRERFKSLSVNLMKDGSLQLQDVLSGQTVVV, translated from the exons ATGGGTAACTGTAGCACTTGCATAAGACCAGAAGAAGCATCCAAAACCAATCCTCAAACAACACAACCTAAGAAACCAAGAGAACGTAGACCAAACCCATACTCAGGTTCACCTGCCCCGATCCGTGTACTCAAAGACTTCTTCCCTAAAACACGAATATCCGATAAATATGTTCTAGGACGTGAACTTGGTCGGGGTGAATTTGGAGTCACCTACCTTTGTACAGACAGGGAAACACGTGAAGCTCTAGCATGCAAATCCATTTCCAAGAAGAAGCTAAGAACAGCTGTTGATATCGAAGATGTTAGAAGAGAAGTTGCTATTATGTCAAGTTTGCCTGATCACTCTAATATTGTTAAGTTGAGAGCTACTTATGAAGATAATGAAGCTGTGCATCTTGTTATGGAGTTGTGTGAAGGTGGAGAGTTGTTTGATAGAATTGTAGCTAGAGGGCATTATAGTGAAAGAGCTGCAGCTGGGGTTGCTAGAACTGTAGCTGAGGTTGTAAGGATGTGTCATGCTAATGGTGTTATGCATAGGGATTTGAAACCTGAGAATTTTCTGTTTGCTAATAAGAAAGAACATTCTGCTCTTAAGGCCATTGATTTTGGCCTATCTGTGTTTTTCAAGCCTG GGGAAAGATTCTCTGAGATTGTGGGAAGTCCATACTACATGGCACCAGAGGTGTTGAAGCGGAATTATGGACCAGAGGTTGATATTTGGAGTGCTGGTGTCATCctttatattttgttatgtGGGGTTCCTCCATTTTGGGCtg AAACTGAACAAGGGGTTGCTCTTGCAATTTTGAGAGGAGTGATtgattttaaaagagaaccATGGCCTCAAGTTTCTGATAAAGCAAAAAATCTTGTAAGGCAGATGTTGGAACCAGACCCCAAGAAGCGGTTGACAGCCCAACAGGTCCTTG ATCACCCCTGGatacaaaatgcaaaaaaagCTTCAAATGTTCCACTGGGAGATATTGTTAGGACAAGACTGAAGCAATTTTCTATCATGAACAGATTCAAAAAGAGAGCATTGCGG GTCATTGCCGAACACTTAAAACTTGAAGAGATTGAAGTAATCAGAGAGATGTTTGCATTGATGGACTCTGATGGTGATGGGAAAATAACATATGATGAACTAAAGACCGGACTTAGAAAAGTCGGTTCCCAGTTGGCAGAAGCAGAGATGAAGTTGCTGATGGATGTG GCTGATGTTGATGGAAATGGAGTTCTGGACTATGGGGAGTTTGTAGCAGTTATAATCCACTTACAGAGAATGGAAAATGATGAGCATTTTCGTAGAGCATTTATGTTCTTTGACAAGGATGGAAGTGGTTATATTGAGCTTGATGAGCTACGAGAAGCTTTAGCAGATGAATCAGGAGCATGCGACACTGATGTACTGAATGAGATCATGCGCGAAGTTGATACGGACAAG GATGGGCAAATCAGTTATGAGGAGTTTGTAGCAATGATGAAGGCAGGAACTGATTGGAGAAAGGCATCTCGTCAATACTCAAGAGAAAGATTCAAAAGCTTAAGTGTTAATCTAATGAAGGATGGGTCTCTACAGCTTCAGGATGTGCTCAGTGGCCAAACAGTCGTTGTTTAA